A part of Arachis hypogaea cultivar Tifrunner chromosome 12, arahy.Tifrunner.gnm2.J5K5, whole genome shotgun sequence genomic DNA contains:
- the LOC140176824 gene encoding uncharacterized protein — protein MGGKIDHEINKYGGPYTFRINGQNYHFLGSLVPLDGRKAKFAQLYIHDTPNEISNILGMFNNDDGSSPLEEEVVRDLIRMFDEHNVLVQSFRMARDKHQEDGIRDFKLRLISKKVTDGRQYNLPSSSEVATLLVDQYTNEEECHRDIVIEHKKTGLQRITEIHPSFMALQYPLLFSYGEDGFRTGISHFNRRIGRSGLSDAINQGDVMADNVGKMIILASSYTGGPRYRVQNYQSENDYMLEDIEGQKSDDRLDILATQVDEIISAKIPDKENDPVDYSVVDRFMVHGPCGILNHNSPCMINGKCSKQYPKKFHDSTSFDNDGFPIYMRRGNGRYILKNGLQLDNRHVVPYNRNLLVKYDAHLNVELCNRSRSVKYLFKYINKGPDCATALILDEQNFASTSETRIQEHDEIKAYLDCRYISTAEAAWRIYQFDMFYREPIVEHLSFHLPDQQPIYFQGHMTLDNIMSRSRIETTMFTELMKVNSEDIEARQLTYSEFPTKYVWNKKEKLWTRRRRCRCIGRMYYMPPTAGEKYYLRMLLNMVRGSCSYEQIRTIDGIVYDTFKDTCYALGLLEDDKEWDDCLKEASMWGTENQLCQLFSTILVHCEVVDPCHLWESNWKLLSEDILYKQRRLLDLPNLQLTDEQLQNYSLLEIEQILRKMEKSLEDFSGMPIPNDTLMSQMNSRLIFQELNYDKICTMNMFNYYVV, from the exons ATGGGTGGAAAAATTGATCATGAAATTAATAAATATGGTGGCCCATATACTTTTCGCATTAATGGTCAAAATTACCATTTCCTTGGATCTTTGGTTCCTTTAGATGGGAGAAAAGCTAAATTTGCACAACTTTATATCCATGACACACCTAATGAGATATCAAATATATTAGGAATGTTCAACAATGATGATGGAAGTAGCCCCCTTGAAGAGGAAGTTGTCAGAGATCTAATTCGTATGTTTGATGAACATAATGTCTTGGTTCAATCTTTTAGAATGGCTAGAGACAAACATCAAGAAGATGGAATTCGTGATTTCAAACTTCGATTGATAAGTAAAAAGGTAACTGATGGAAGACAATATAACCTACCTTCTTCTTCAGAAGTTGCAACACTTTTAGTTGATCAGTACACTAATGAGGAGGAATGCCACCGTGATATAGTTATTGAACATAAAAAAACTGGTCTTCAAAGAATAACTGAAATACATCCAAGCTTTATGGCCCTACAATATCCTTTGCTGTTTTCGTATGGAGAAGATGGCTTCAGGACAGGGATAAGTCATTTTAATAGACGAATAGGTAGAAG TGGATTAAGCGATGCAATCAATCAAGGAGATGTAATGGCAGATAATGTAGGCAAAATGATAATACTAGCTTCAAGTTACACGGGTGGACCTCGATATCGAGTACAAAACTATCAG TCTGAAAATGATTATATGCTGGAAGATATTGAAGGGCAAAAAAGCGATGATAGACTTGACATT CTAGCAACTCAGGTTGATGAAATTATTTCTGCTAAAATACCAGATAAAGAAAATGATCCTGTTGATTATAGTGTAGTTGATAGATTCATGGTTCATGGACCTTGTGGGATTTTAAACCATAATTCTCCATGCATGATTAATGGCAAATGCTCAAagcaatatccaaaaaaatttcatGATAGCACATCATTTGATAATGATGGATTCCCTATATACATGAGGAGGGGTAATGGCAGATATATATTAAAGAATGGTCTCCAACTTGACAATCGTCATGTCGTTCCATATAATAGGAATCTTTTGGTCAAGTACGATGCCCATCTTAATGTTGAGCTTTGTAATCGATCTAGATCggttaaatatttattcaaatatatcAATAAAGGACCTGATTGTGCTACTGCACTTATCTTAGATGAACAGAATTTTGCCTCCACATCTGAAACTAGAATTCAGGAACATGAtgagataaaggcatacttggaTTGTAGATATATTTCTACAGCTGAAGCTGCTTGGAGAATTTACCAATTTGATATGTTCTATCGAGAACCAATTGTAGAGCATTTATCATTCCACCTTCCTGATCAACAACCAATTTATTTTCAAGGGCATATGACACTTGACAACATTATGAGTCGTTCAAGAATTGAGACAACAATGTTTACTGAGTTGATGAAAGTAAATTCTGAGGACATTGAGGCCAGACAACTAACATACTCTGAATTCCCTACGAAGTATGTCTGGAATAAGAAAGAAAAGTTGTGGACAAGAAGACGTAGATGCAGATGTATTGGCAGAATGTACTATATGCCTCCTACTGCTggagaaaaatactatttgcgtATGCTGCTCAACATGGTTCGAGGAAGTTGCTCTTATGAACAAATAAGAACAATAGATGGTATTGTATACGACACTTTCAAAGATACATGCTATGCACTTGGATTATTAGAGGATGATAAAGAATGGGATGATTGCCTTAAAGAAGCTTCGATGTGGGGTACAGAAAACCAGCTTTGCCAATTATTTTCCACCATATTAGTGCACTGTGAAGTGGTTGATCCATGTCACCTTTGGGAATCAAATTGGAAGTTACTTTCAGAGGATATTTTATACAAGCAGCGTCGCTTATTAGATCTCCCAAACTTACAGTTGACAGATGAACAATTGCAAAACTATTCTCTCCTAGAGATTGAGCAAATTCTGAGAAAGATGGAAAAATCATTAGAAGATTTTTCAGGAATGCCAATTCCTAATGACACATTAATGAGCCAAATGAACAGCCGTCTTATTTTTCAAGAGTTAAACTACGACAAGATATGCACCATGAATATGTTCAACTATTATGTGGTTTAA